The proteins below are encoded in one region of Arthrobacter sp. CJ23:
- a CDS encoding acetoacetate decarboxylase family protein — MKNLTQLLAPLLRRMPSPVPRRQERLRGQHARVDGIKYLMPVNSDDSPVLMAAFPINKRAAAAILPGREMRPFSLGGKGLLVVTVVNYKSTDIGKYIEYSLAIAITHGSRPAPPILPLIFQKTFKLGQFVVDLPVSTEVSVKGGKGIWGMPKHQANLDFVVTDTTVSAQYEQDGVLGCYIEIERPAPLGLPLKLAASNYCAFRGMLWKSDIYFEATGDIALGGQAKARLILGDAPGVAPLKKLRVESKPLFTAWLPEAHGVLDDHYEAWFLTAPTEAEAGAIRGGDMMDSVVALGQGQEWLAPPDRSRVPGPGAVPLSSPGDATPGGAR, encoded by the coding sequence ATGAAAAACCTCACCCAGCTGCTTGCCCCGCTGCTCAGGCGCATGCCCTCCCCGGTCCCCCGCCGCCAGGAGCGGCTGCGCGGCCAGCACGCCCGCGTGGACGGCATCAAATACCTGATGCCCGTGAACTCGGACGATTCCCCCGTGCTCATGGCAGCGTTCCCCATCAACAAGCGGGCCGCGGCCGCCATCCTGCCGGGCCGGGAAATGCGCCCGTTCAGCCTGGGCGGCAAGGGCCTGCTGGTGGTCACGGTGGTCAACTACAAGTCCACGGACATCGGCAAATACATCGAATACTCGCTGGCCATCGCCATCACCCACGGCAGCAGGCCCGCCCCGCCCATCCTCCCGCTGATCTTCCAGAAGACCTTCAAGCTGGGCCAGTTCGTGGTGGACCTGCCCGTCAGCACCGAGGTCTCGGTCAAAGGCGGCAAGGGCATCTGGGGCATGCCCAAGCACCAGGCCAATCTGGACTTCGTGGTCACGGACACCACGGTCTCGGCCCAGTACGAGCAGGACGGCGTGCTGGGCTGCTACATCGAAATCGAACGACCCGCCCCGCTTGGACTGCCCCTGAAGCTCGCCGCCTCCAACTACTGTGCTTTCCGCGGCATGCTCTGGAAATCGGACATCTACTTTGAAGCCACCGGCGACATCGCCCTTGGCGGGCAGGCCAAGGCGCGCCTCATCCTCGGCGACGCGCCCGGCGTCGCGCCCCTGAAGAAGCTGCGGGTGGAGAGCAAGCCCCTCTTCACCGCCTGGCTGCCCGAGGCCCACGGCGTGCTGGATGACCACTACGAGGCGTGGTTCCTGACGGCACCCACGGAGGCCGAGGCCGGGGCCATCCGCGGCGGGGACATGATGGACAGCGTGGTGGCCCTGGGCCAGGGGCAGGAATGGCTCGCGCCGCCGGACCGCAGCCGGGTCCCCGGCCCGGGCGCCGTTCCGCTCTCTTCTCCGGGAGACGCCACTCCCGGAGGTGCCCGATGA
- a CDS encoding DUF1772 domain-containing protein gives MTWLLLLNALYFLFGATMYVGTMWVLKWFLYPTWRSLARDNVDMHFGIPTRAATKFFTVVVPIMFISGGILVWSEWGTIRVIPAIICLLGIIVLTWVGQGIIIPINVRIRGGDFKDDAELRSLLQRWMVLNDIRFYVSTLTWLAMVWLLVDRGRLLESFA, from the coding sequence ATGACCTGGCTGCTGCTCCTGAACGCGCTGTACTTCCTCTTCGGCGCCACCATGTACGTCGGCACCATGTGGGTGCTCAAGTGGTTCCTGTACCCCACGTGGCGCTCCCTGGCCCGCGACAACGTGGACATGCACTTCGGCATCCCCACCCGCGCCGCCACCAAGTTCTTCACCGTGGTGGTGCCCATCATGTTCATTTCCGGCGGCATCCTGGTGTGGTCCGAGTGGGGCACCATCCGCGTCATCCCGGCCATCATCTGCCTGCTGGGCATCATCGTGCTGACCTGGGTGGGCCAGGGCATCATCATCCCCATCAACGTCCGGATCCGCGGCGGCGACTTCAAGGACGACGCCGAGCTCCGCTCCCTGCTGCAGCGCTGGATGGTGCTCAACGACATCCGCTTCTACGTCTCCACGCTGACCTGGCTGGCCATGGTCTGGCTGCTGGTGGACCGAGGCCGGCTGCTGGAGTCCTTCGCATGA
- a CDS encoding alpha/beta hydrolase, whose protein sequence is MTITRAEHRTEVIPFRARDNTPLSLVHVSSPAEVTKGPVLLVHGSGVRAELFRPPVPTTIVDVLLDDGWDVWMLNWRASIDLDPLSWTLADAAVYDHPAAVDHVLDATGADTLKAVIHCQGSTSFTMSAVAGLLPRVDTIVSNAVSLHPVVPPFSRLKIDYLTPIVKVFTPYLSPAWGYKSQGYFTRFIRGIVKASHHECDNTVCKLVSFTYGSGRPALWSHGNLDHATHEWLKGEFAEVPMTFFEEMGRSIRAGHMVAAGSHPELPENFVAQAPKTDARFAFLAGQDNLCFLPESQERTFDFFQQHRPGKDSLHLIPGYGHLDVFFGARAWQDTFPIIVDELNRVQELNS, encoded by the coding sequence ATGACCATCACCCGGGCCGAACACCGGACCGAGGTCATCCCGTTCCGGGCGCGGGACAACACACCGCTGAGCCTGGTGCACGTGAGCTCGCCCGCGGAGGTCACCAAGGGGCCAGTGCTCCTGGTCCATGGTTCCGGGGTGCGGGCCGAACTGTTCCGGCCACCGGTGCCAACCACCATCGTGGACGTCCTGCTGGACGATGGCTGGGACGTGTGGATGCTGAACTGGCGGGCCTCGATCGACCTCGACCCCCTGTCCTGGACGCTCGCCGACGCCGCCGTGTACGACCACCCGGCCGCCGTCGACCACGTCCTGGACGCGACCGGCGCGGACACGCTCAAGGCCGTGATCCACTGCCAGGGCTCCACCTCGTTCACCATGTCCGCGGTGGCCGGGCTGCTGCCCCGCGTGGACACGATCGTCTCCAACGCGGTGTCCCTGCATCCGGTGGTGCCGCCGTTCTCGCGGCTGAAAATCGACTACCTCACGCCCATCGTCAAGGTGTTCACGCCCTACCTGTCCCCCGCCTGGGGCTACAAGTCGCAGGGCTACTTCACCCGATTCATCCGCGGAATCGTCAAAGCCAGCCACCACGAATGCGACAACACCGTCTGCAAGCTGGTGAGCTTCACCTACGGCAGCGGCCGGCCGGCACTGTGGTCGCACGGGAACCTCGACCACGCCACGCATGAATGGCTGAAGGGCGAGTTCGCCGAGGTGCCCATGACGTTCTTCGAGGAAATGGGCCGCAGCATCCGGGCCGGGCACATGGTGGCCGCCGGGAGCCACCCGGAACTGCCGGAGAACTTCGTGGCGCAGGCGCCGAAGACGGACGCGCGGTTCGCCTTCCTGGCCGGGCAGGACAACCTGTGCTTCCTGCCCGAGAGCCAGGAGCGGACCTTCGACTTCTTCCAGCAGCACCGCCCCGGCAAGGACTCGCTGCACCTCATCCCCGGCTACGGCCATCTGGACGTGTTCTTCGGCGCCCGGGCCTGGCAGGACACCTTTCCGATCATCGTCGACGAGTTAAACAGAGTCCAGGAGCTGAACTCATGA